One window of the Candidatus Nanopelagicales bacterium genome contains the following:
- a CDS encoding enoyl-CoA hydratase/isomerase family protein has protein sequence MNALDTRVQTGLREAAFEVTARRDVRTVVIYGGPKVFAAGADVKEMAEWDHVTMLERSGLLSASFSAIANIPKPTIAAVTGYALGGGLELALCADFRIVGDNAKLGLPEILLGIIPGAGGTQRLPRLIGIAKAKELIFTGRFVDAPEAERIGLVDRVVAPDDVYSESLALAKQLAAGPAIALRAAKNAINRGLEVDLDTGLEIERMQFSQLFATHDQKSGMESFIEHGPGKAEFEGR, from the coding sequence ATGAACGCACTCGATACTCGCGTGCAGACGGGACTGCGGGAAGCAGCATTCGAGGTGACCGCGCGCCGCGATGTGCGCACGGTCGTCATCTACGGCGGACCCAAGGTCTTTGCCGCCGGCGCGGATGTCAAGGAGATGGCCGAGTGGGACCACGTCACCATGCTGGAGCGTTCGGGACTGTTGTCGGCGTCGTTTAGCGCGATCGCCAATATCCCAAAGCCGACGATCGCCGCCGTGACGGGCTATGCCCTCGGTGGTGGCCTGGAACTTGCCCTCTGTGCCGACTTCCGCATCGTTGGCGACAACGCGAAGCTCGGTCTGCCAGAGATTTTGCTCGGGATCATTCCCGGTGCTGGTGGCACCCAACGCCTGCCTCGCCTTATCGGGATTGCCAAGGCCAAGGAACTAATCTTCACGGGTCGCTTCGTGGACGCTCCGGAGGCCGAACGCATCGGCCTTGTCGACCGAGTTGTCGCCCCCGACGATGTCTACAGCGAATCACTCGCACTCGCAAAGCAGCTGGCGGCTGGCCCGGCGATCGCATTGCGGGCGGCCAAGAACGCCATCAATCGCGGACTTGAGGTTGATCTGGACACTGGGCTGGAGATCGAGCGGATGCAGTTCTCGCAGTTGTTTGCGACGCATGATCAGAAGTCGGGCATGGAGTCGTTCATCGAGCATGGGCCGGGCAAAGCAGAGTTTGAGGGGCGTTGA
- the glgP gene encoding alpha-glucan family phosphorylase, with the protein MRAMRRLIVGAALPPELQALNELAVNLRWSWNQTTQDLFAAIDPHVWESVDGDPTALLAEVPGARLAELAADDGFVARVAEVSADLHEYLHGDRWYQTIAEDRPAAIGYFSPEYGITAALPQYSGGLGILAGDHLKAASDLGVPVIGVGLFYRAGYFRQSLSREGWQQETYPILDPDGLPLTVLREADGSPVRIEVALAEGQVAARVWVAHVGRVPLLLLDTDIEENSATLRDVTDRLYGGSSEHRLRQELLLGVGGVRAIRAFCRINGRPQPEVFHSNEGHAGFLGVERIRELVEQHGLTFPAALQAVRASTVFTTHTPVSAGIDRFRRPLIEAAFSGPNAIAGVPVADILDLGRETFEGGNPKVFNMAVMGLRLAQRANGVSKLHGVVSREMFSGLWPGFDEAEVPITSITNGVHAPTWVAPIAADLVRERVGGELLERGHGWGRLDDISDMDLWALKREMRAVMIDNARTRLRESWRSRGASDVELGWIDDALDPDVLTIGFARRVPSYKRLTLMLHDPARLTALLTDPDRPVQIVVAGKAHPADEGGKRLIQQLVEFADDPLVRQRIVFLPDYDIAMAKLLYPGCDVWLNNPLRPLEACGTSGMKAALNGALNVSIRDGWWDEWFDGDNGWAIPTADGLVDSERRDELEAAALYDLIESNVAARFYERTDDGPPTRWIEMVRHTIESLGPKVLASRMVRDYVVQLYVPAAVSGRRFAADGYRLAQDLAQWKTKVRAQWDQVAVNYVVASGVGDAPQVGDDFSVHVDVSLGDLEPADVWVQLVHGRVDLDDRIVEPTYTALSLAESAGPGRWIYGGQVGLQRTGAFGYTVRVVPAHPGLTAAVELGLQAQPVAIPEGIAVS; encoded by the coding sequence GTGAGAGCCATGAGAAGACTCATCGTCGGTGCTGCCCTGCCGCCTGAACTGCAGGCGCTCAACGAGTTGGCGGTGAATCTGCGCTGGTCCTGGAACCAGACCACCCAAGATCTGTTCGCCGCGATTGACCCACACGTGTGGGAGAGCGTCGATGGCGACCCGACGGCCCTGCTGGCCGAGGTTCCCGGGGCGCGCCTGGCGGAGCTGGCTGCCGACGATGGCTTCGTTGCGCGGGTCGCCGAGGTATCGGCCGACCTTCATGAGTACCTCCACGGTGACCGCTGGTATCAGACCATCGCCGAGGACCGCCCGGCCGCAATTGGCTACTTTTCGCCCGAGTACGGCATCACCGCCGCGCTGCCGCAGTACTCCGGCGGCCTGGGCATCTTGGCCGGGGACCACCTCAAGGCTGCTTCTGATCTTGGTGTGCCAGTCATCGGTGTCGGCCTGTTCTATCGCGCCGGCTACTTCCGGCAGTCTCTGTCTCGGGAAGGCTGGCAGCAGGAGACCTACCCGATCCTGGATCCAGATGGACTACCGCTGACGGTCTTGCGTGAGGCGGACGGATCACCAGTCCGGATCGAGGTTGCGTTGGCCGAGGGACAGGTGGCGGCCCGGGTGTGGGTAGCCCATGTCGGCCGCGTTCCGCTGCTCCTGCTCGACACCGACATTGAAGAGAACTCAGCGACGTTGCGGGATGTCACCGATCGCCTTTACGGGGGATCGAGCGAACACCGTTTGCGACAGGAGTTGCTGCTGGGGGTCGGTGGGGTTCGAGCGATCCGGGCGTTCTGCCGCATCAACGGTCGCCCCCAGCCCGAGGTCTTCCACTCGAACGAGGGGCACGCTGGCTTTCTCGGCGTCGAACGGATCCGAGAACTCGTTGAGCAACACGGTTTGACGTTTCCCGCGGCATTGCAGGCCGTCCGGGCCAGCACGGTATTCACCACCCATACTCCAGTTTCTGCCGGTATCGATCGCTTCCGTCGACCGCTCATCGAGGCAGCGTTCTCGGGACCCAACGCCATTGCCGGTGTCCCGGTGGCCGACATCCTGGACCTTGGCAGGGAGACCTTCGAGGGTGGCAATCCGAAGGTATTCAACATGGCGGTCATGGGCCTTCGGCTGGCGCAGCGCGCGAACGGGGTCAGCAAACTGCACGGCGTCGTCAGCCGGGAAATGTTCAGTGGCCTGTGGCCCGGTTTCGACGAGGCGGAGGTTCCGATCACTTCCATCACCAACGGCGTGCATGCGCCGACGTGGGTCGCGCCCATCGCGGCGGATCTGGTGCGAGAGCGGGTGGGCGGTGAACTGCTCGAACGTGGCCACGGCTGGGGTCGCCTCGATGACATCAGCGACATGGACCTGTGGGCACTCAAACGCGAAATGCGCGCCGTCATGATTGACAACGCCCGTACGCGGCTCAGGGAGTCCTGGCGATCTCGCGGTGCCAGCGATGTCGAACTCGGCTGGATCGATGACGCGCTGGACCCCGACGTGCTGACGATCGGCTTCGCCCGCAGGGTGCCCTCGTACAAACGGTTGACGCTGATGTTGCACGACCCGGCCCGATTGACCGCTTTGTTGACCGACCCGGATCGGCCGGTGCAGATCGTGGTTGCCGGCAAGGCTCACCCCGCCGACGAGGGCGGAAAGCGGTTGATCCAACAACTCGTCGAGTTTGCTGATGACCCGCTTGTCCGGCAGCGGATCGTCTTCCTCCCCGATTACGACATTGCCATGGCCAAGTTGCTCTATCCGGGCTGCGACGTGTGGCTGAACAATCCGCTGCGCCCATTGGAGGCATGCGGAACCTCCGGCATGAAGGCGGCGCTCAACGGCGCTCTCAACGTCTCGATCCGCGACGGCTGGTGGGACGAGTGGTTTGACGGGGATAACGGGTGGGCCATTCCGACGGCTGACGGTTTGGTGGACAGCGAACGGCGCGACGAGCTTGAGGCTGCGGCGCTGTACGACCTGATTGAGTCCAATGTTGCCGCGCGGTTTTACGAGCGAACCGACGATGGGCCGCCCACTCGTTGGATTGAGATGGTGCGGCACACCATTGAGTCCCTGGGACCCAAGGTGCTGGCAAGCCGGATGGTTCGCGACTACGTGGTGCAGTTGTATGTCCCAGCTGCGGTGTCAGGTCGACGGTTCGCGGCCGACGGCTATCGCCTGGCGCAGGATTTGGCGCAGTGGAAGACCAAAGTGCGCGCGCAATGGGACCAGGTGGCGGTGAACTACGTCGTCGCATCGGGCGTTGGTGATGCCCCGCAAGTCGGCGACGACTTCAGCGTGCATGTCGATGTCAGCCTGGGCGACCTTGAACCGGCGGACGTCTGGGTCCAACTGGTCCACGGCCGCGTTGACCTTGACGACCGCATCGTCGAACCCACTTACACCGCGCTGTCGCTGGCCGAATCCGCTGGCCCGGGACGCTGGATTTACGGAGGCCAGGTCGGTCTGCAGCGAACTGGGGCATTCGGCTACACAGTGAGGGTTGTGCCCGCTCACCCGGGTTTGACCGCCGCAGTGGAGTTGGGACTGCAGGCGCAGCCGGTCGCCATACCTGAGGGCATCGCCGTCAGTTAG
- a CDS encoding class I SAM-dependent methyltransferase, translated as MIRSRAWSRSSSMGRAKQSLRGVDVSAVEVSADQLEKAWDDPRLANVLYHDWEASTYDEKWSISYDERCINYARDRFVKTAGQDTWPYERALEIGCGTGFFMLNLRQAGVLTNGAVTDISSGMVEVAQRNARGLGFEVDGRVADAERVPYGDNEFDLVIGHAVLHHIPDVEQALREALRVLKPGGRFVFCGEPTTHGDVIARRLSRLTWWATSQIASIPGVGERFARPPAELEASSRAALLESVVDIHTFEPADLRRTAIRSGAVDVETVTEELTASWFGWPIRTFESAVKPGVLGWNWAKFAFRGWTALATVDEQVFAKVVPEGLFYNVCITGTKP; from the coding sequence ATGATCAGAAGTCGGGCATGGAGTCGTTCATCGAGCATGGGCCGGGCAAAGCAGAGTTTGAGGGGCGTTGATGTGAGCGCAGTTGAGGTAAGCGCAGATCAATTGGAAAAGGCCTGGGACGACCCACGGTTGGCGAACGTGCTCTATCACGATTGGGAAGCATCCACGTACGACGAGAAGTGGTCGATCTCCTACGATGAGCGCTGCATCAACTATGCGCGGGACAGGTTCGTCAAGACCGCTGGCCAGGACACTTGGCCGTACGAACGGGCACTGGAGATCGGCTGTGGCACCGGCTTCTTCATGCTCAATCTCCGGCAGGCCGGCGTGCTGACCAACGGTGCTGTCACCGACATCTCCTCGGGGATGGTCGAGGTGGCCCAGCGCAATGCCCGGGGACTCGGGTTTGAGGTCGACGGGCGCGTCGCTGACGCTGAACGGGTGCCCTACGGCGACAACGAGTTCGACCTAGTCATCGGGCATGCGGTGCTGCATCACATTCCCGACGTCGAGCAGGCGTTGCGTGAGGCACTGCGGGTACTCAAACCCGGTGGTCGGTTCGTCTTCTGTGGTGAGCCGACGACGCACGGCGATGTCATCGCGCGTCGGCTGTCGCGACTGACGTGGTGGGCGACGTCGCAGATAGCCTCGATTCCAGGGGTGGGGGAGCGCTTTGCTCGGCCGCCAGCAGAACTCGAAGCGTCGTCTCGGGCTGCTTTGCTGGAATCGGTGGTTGACATTCACACGTTCGAGCCTGCCGACCTGCGTCGGACCGCCATCCGTTCCGGCGCCGTGGACGTCGAGACGGTCACCGAAGAGTTGACGGCGTCCTGGTTCGGATGGCCGATTCGCACGTTCGAATCAGCGGTCAAGCCCGGAGTGCTCGGCTGGAACTGGGCGAAGTTCGCGTTCCGCGGCTGGACGGCGCTGGCCACCGTAGATGAGCAGGTCTTCGCAAAGGTTGTTCCCGAGGGTCTGTTCTACAACGTGTGCATCACCGGCACTAAGCCGTAG
- the glgX gene encoding glycogen debranching protein GlgX — protein MTTSQPPAVAWPGTWEPLGVIPVDDGVNVAIWAEGAEAVDFCLIDDDGTEHRVALGESTFHVFHGFVPGVPPGSRYGFRVHGPWNPHEGQRFNPAKLLIDPYAKAIDGELTLDRSIFGHVDSDDLVRNDDDSAAAMPLSVVVRDDFDWGGDRPLRIHWTDTVIYEMHVKGFTKLNNAIPEELRGTYAGLAHPAAIEHLQRLGISAVELLPVHHFTNEIHLLEGDLTNYWGYNSIGYFAPEGSYSSSGSRGGQVREFKEMVKAMHDAGIEVILDVVYNHTAESNQLGPTLSFRGIANQGYYKLGAQDRRYYADYTGCGNTLNASVPKVLQLIMDSLRYWVQEFHVDGFRFDLASALARSFHDVDMLSAFLTTMSQDPILRQVKLIAEPWDVGSGGYQVGEFPPLWTEWNDKYRDCLRDFWRGEVGVGELGWRMSGSADLYSSEGRQPFSSINFVTAHDGFSLRDLVSYNDKHNEANGEQNRDGNSANRSWNSGAEGPTDDTEITQLRLRRIRDFLTTLLLASGTPMLVAGDEMGRTQGGNNNAYCQDNEISWIDWDLADWQRDLFEFTRVLLTIRREHKVFRQRYFFEGSPVREGGPEDLAWFGPDGQLLSGDAWHSGDTKAIGMYLAGKLRSRSADGRPQSDSSFLLLLNASDEQAAFTLPDVPYGRLYRRILDTKSAIPRLAKEEKSAGTTVEVAGYGAMLLEVTAH, from the coding sequence ATGACAACGTCGCAGCCGCCCGCCGTCGCGTGGCCCGGGACCTGGGAGCCGCTCGGAGTGATTCCGGTCGATGACGGAGTCAACGTGGCCATCTGGGCCGAGGGCGCCGAGGCGGTCGACTTCTGCCTGATCGACGACGACGGCACCGAACACCGCGTCGCTCTCGGCGAATCAACGTTCCACGTCTTCCACGGCTTCGTCCCAGGGGTTCCGCCCGGCTCCCGCTACGGCTTTCGCGTGCACGGCCCGTGGAATCCGCACGAGGGACAGCGTTTCAATCCAGCAAAACTGCTCATCGATCCTTACGCAAAGGCCATCGACGGCGAGCTCACGTTGGATCGGTCGATCTTCGGCCACGTTGACAGTGATGACCTGGTCCGCAACGACGATGACTCAGCCGCCGCGATGCCCTTGTCCGTCGTGGTTCGCGATGATTTCGACTGGGGTGGCGACCGACCTCTGCGAATCCATTGGACCGACACCGTCATCTACGAGATGCACGTCAAGGGCTTCACCAAACTGAACAACGCAATCCCCGAGGAACTGCGAGGAACATACGCCGGGCTAGCCCATCCCGCCGCGATTGAGCATCTTCAACGGCTCGGAATCAGCGCAGTCGAGTTACTTCCCGTGCACCACTTCACCAACGAGATCCACCTGCTGGAAGGTGACCTCACCAACTACTGGGGCTATAACTCGATTGGATACTTCGCGCCGGAAGGCTCCTACAGCAGCAGCGGATCGCGCGGCGGCCAAGTGCGTGAGTTCAAAGAGATGGTCAAGGCCATGCACGACGCCGGCATCGAGGTCATCCTCGACGTGGTCTACAACCACACTGCCGAGAGCAACCAACTCGGCCCGACGCTTTCCTTCCGCGGCATCGCTAACCAGGGCTACTACAAACTCGGCGCGCAGGACCGTCGCTACTACGCCGATTACACGGGCTGCGGCAACACCTTGAACGCATCGGTGCCCAAGGTGCTCCAACTCATCATGGATTCGTTGCGCTACTGGGTGCAGGAGTTTCACGTCGATGGCTTCCGCTTCGATCTTGCCAGCGCACTTGCCCGCTCATTCCACGACGTGGACATGCTCTCGGCGTTCCTGACGACCATGAGCCAGGATCCGATTCTGCGACAGGTCAAGCTGATCGCCGAGCCCTGGGACGTCGGCTCAGGCGGTTACCAGGTGGGCGAGTTCCCACCACTGTGGACCGAGTGGAACGACAAGTACCGCGACTGTCTACGCGACTTCTGGCGCGGCGAAGTCGGTGTCGGCGAGCTTGGCTGGCGAATGTCAGGATCGGCTGATCTGTACTCCTCCGAAGGTCGGCAGCCGTTCTCGTCGATCAACTTCGTCACTGCGCACGACGGCTTCTCGCTACGGGACCTGGTCAGCTACAACGACAAACATAACGAGGCCAACGGCGAGCAGAACCGAGACGGCAACAGCGCCAACCGATCGTGGAATAGCGGCGCAGAGGGTCCGACGGACGACACCGAGATCACCCAACTGCGCCTTCGGCGAATCCGCGACTTCCTCACCACCCTGTTGCTCGCAAGTGGCACACCCATGCTCGTCGCCGGGGACGAGATGGGACGGACACAGGGTGGCAACAACAACGCCTACTGCCAGGACAATGAGATCTCGTGGATCGACTGGGACCTTGCCGACTGGCAGCGCGATCTGTTCGAGTTCACCCGCGTGCTGCTGACGATCCGCCGTGAACACAAGGTGTTCCGCCAGCGCTACTTCTTCGAAGGTTCACCCGTGCGTGAGGGCGGCCCGGAGGATCTCGCCTGGTTCGGCCCGGACGGCCAGCTCCTGTCCGGCGATGCGTGGCACTCCGGGGACACCAAAGCCATCGGCATGTACCTCGCGGGCAAGCTGCGCTCGCGATCTGCTGACGGCCGACCGCAAAGCGATTCGTCGTTCCTGCTGCTGCTCAATGCCAGCGACGAGCAGGCCGCCTTCACTTTGCCCGACGTTCCCTACGGCAGGCTCTACCGCCGGATCCTGGATACCAAGTCGGCTATCCCCCGCTTGGCCAAAGAGGAGAAGTCAGCCGGGACCACTGTCGAGGTTGCCGGATACGGCGCGATGCTCCTTGAGGTCACAGCCCACTAA